In Strigops habroptila isolate Jane chromosome 4, bStrHab1.2.pri, whole genome shotgun sequence, a single genomic region encodes these proteins:
- the DRG2 gene encoding developmentally-regulated GTP-binding protein 2, producing the protein MGILEKISEIEKEIARTQKNKATEYHLGLLKAKLAKYRAQLLEPSKSSAAKGEGFDVMKSGDARVALIGFPSVGKSTFLSLMTSTASEAASYEFTTLTCIPGVIEYKGANIQLLDLPGIIEGAAQGKGRGRQVIAVARTADVVIMMLDATKGEVQRALLEKELESVGIRLNKSKPNIYFKLKKGGGISFNSTVTLTQCSEKLVQLILHEYKIFNAEVLFREDCSPDEFIDVIVGNRVYMPCLYVYNKIDQISMEEVDRLARRPHSVVISCGMKLNLDYLLEKLWEYLALTCIYTKKRGQRPDFTDAIILRKGASVEHVCHRIHRSLASQFKYALVWGTSTKYSPQRVGLTHMMEHEDVIQIVKK; encoded by the exons atGGGCATCCTGGAGAAGATCTCGGAGATCGAGAAGGAGATCGCCCGCACGCAGAAGAACAAAG CCACTGAGTATCACCTTGGCCTGCTGAAGGCGAAGCTTGCAAAATACAGAGCTCAGTTGCTAGAACCCTCCAAATCCTCGGCTGCTAAGGGAGAAGGCTTCGATGTGATGAAATCTGGAGATGCCCGAGTGGCACTGATCGGTTTTCCTTCCGTGGGTAAG TCCACGTTTTTGAGTTTAATGACCTCAACCGCCAGCGAAGCTGCATCTTACGAGTTCACAACCCTGACATGTATCCCGGGAGTCATAGAA TACAAAGGAGCCAATATTCAGCTGCTGGATCTGCCTGGAATCATCGAAGGAGCAGCACAAG GGAAGGGCAGAGGTCGGCAGGTAATAGCTGTGGCCAGGACAGCAGATGTGGTGATTATGATGCTGGATGCCACGAAGGGTGAAGTGCAGAG GGCCTTGCTGGAGAAAGAACTGGAATCTGTAGGAATCCGgctgaacaaaagcaaaccaaatatCTACTTCAAG CTGAAGAAGGGTGGAGGTATCTCCTTCAACTCAACCGTCACGTTGACTCAGTGCTCCGAGAAGCTGGTGCAGCTCATCCTCCATGAATATA AAATCTTCAACGCTGAGGTTCTCTTCAGAGAGGATTGTTCTCCTGATGAGTTCATTGATGTGATTGTAGGCAACAGGGTCTACATGCCGTGCCTCTAC GTTTATAACAAGATTGACCAGATATCTATGGAGGAAGTGGATCGTCTCGCTCGGCGGCCCCACAGTGTTGTAATCAG CTGTGGTATGAAACTGAACCTGGATTACTTGCTGGAGAAGCTCTGGGAATACCTGGCACTTACCTGCATCTACACCAAGAAACGAGGAC AGAGACCAGACTTTACAGATGCCATTATTCTGCGGAAAGGGGCCTCTGTGGAGCACGTG TGCCATCGGATCCACAGGTCGTTAGCCAGCCAGTTCAAATATGCCTTGGTGTGG GGGACAAGCACAAAATACAGCCCTCAAAGAGTGGGCTTAACCCATATGATGGAGCACGAAGATGTCATTCAGATCGTAAAGAAGTAA